In a single window of the Diospyros lotus cultivar Yz01 chromosome 10, ASM1463336v1, whole genome shotgun sequence genome:
- the LOC127811000 gene encoding uncharacterized protein LOC127811000: MGCGGSKQAVAAASAIAKSKSKASKAASTKNRDAENIPQKVKETEGQNAKSKAVEEQGGAGVGEVALPETKNEAPVDLKEGAGEEVVEEAKGEGKISDDTAEAAISEGIPGKTQAGDKPDNAVEEKAPVEESTTETKTESVEVKEEKRRMRRK; encoded by the exons ATGGGGTGTGGGGGATCAAAGCAGGCGGTGGCCGCAGCCAGCGCCATTGCCAAATCTAAGAGCAAGGCTTCAAAGGCCGCTTCGACCAAGAACAGAGATGCAGAGAACATCCCCCAGAAGGTGAAGGAGACAGAGGGTCAAAACGCCAAGTCCAAGGCGGTGGAGGAACAGGGTGGTGCCGGTGTGGGGGAGGTGGCCTTGCCCGAGACAAAGAACGAAGCGCCTGTGGACTTGAAGGAAGGGGCTGGTGAGGAAGTAGTGGAGGAGGCTAAAGGAGAAGGGAAGATTAGTGATGATACTGCTGAGGCTGCCATTTCGGAAGGAATCCCTGGGAAGACCCAGGCTGGTGACAAGCCGGACAATGCAGTGGAGGAGAAAGCACCGGTTGAAGAATCAACTACAGAGACAAAGACTG AGTCTGTGGAGgtgaaggaagagaagagaaggatgaGAAGGAAGTAG